The Anguilla rostrata isolate EN2019 chromosome 2, ASM1855537v3, whole genome shotgun sequence genome contains the following window.
tgagtgtgtgtagtatatTTAATATGCACTTGTTCTTTCCTCAGACGATGAGGAGATGGACGGGGAGGGGGTGATAGATCCGGGCATAGAGTACATCCctcctcccagcatgcccctggCCACCGGTGCCCTGATCGTGCGCAAGAAGCTGCGTGCCGCCGAGCacatcaaacaggaagtggagagcgagggggaggagcGAGGAGGCGGGGTCGAGGATGAAGGGGCAGAGCGGGGCATGGACGAGGGCGCAGCCATGGGGTCGAGGGGGCGGGGCGAAAGAAAGAAGGCCCCGCAGGATAAAGGAGATGGGCCGTcggctggctccgccccccgctaCGCCCCGCTCAGCCTGTACGAGGAGCGGCTGCTGCTGCGGAGGCTGGAGGCGTGTCCTCAGGCGCTGGCCGTCACGCCACAGGCCAAGCGGCTCCACAGGAAGCTGCTGGTGCGGCAGTCCAAGCGGGAGCGAGGGCTACCCCTGCTGGACCTGGACCAGGCCGTCAGCGCCACCCTCACGCTGGTGGGGGGTGTGTACGGGGCCCAGGAGGCGGGGCTAAGCCGCCAGGGGTCCGGGGGGCCCAGAACCTACCGGACCACCAGCCAGGACCTCCGTATCCTCGACCGGTTCCAGGTACAGACCTGAGCACTGCATATCTGCAGCAAATCCTCCAAACTGAATCAACTTAAGGCCCAAAATTAAAAACTCATCAGCCAGACAGTGTTACAGATCTGACTGccaaaaagaataataatacatttgtttattaaaactCTTCCCGTACTCTCATTGCACTGCACACAAAAGATTTATGACTGAATAAAAGTCAACACAATGATACAATGATACATGACGCTGTGATACATTATGGGTTGTGATTATTTGTCCAGACGGCCATGTCCAGCAGGAAGGGGTTCACTGGCCTGTAGTACTGTGATGCATTATGGGTTGTAATTATTTGTCCAGACGGCCATGTCCAGCAGGAAGGGGTACCACCAGTCCGCCGTGTCCTTCTGCCACAGACTGATGGGCTCGGACGCTAGCATCGACCAAGGCATCCGCAGCCCGTACACCTCTCGCATACTTAAACCCTTCATAAGGTACCGTCCCACAAACATGTGCAAGCTACGTTTCCCACAGtccttacacacatgcacacgccgACATACTTCAACCAGTGCAGAGCATTATTTGGGCGGTGTTTGTGATGCTgttgctcctccctgctccagGAGGGATTACGAGTCCCGGCCCCTGAAGCTGAGTCTGCTGGCGGAGATCCGCGCCCACGCCCATCGGAATGACCCCAGCTGGGCCCCCGAGCCCGACGCCCCCATCGACTACTGCTACGTCCGCCCCAACCACATCCCCTCCGTCAACTCCATGTGCCAGGAGATCTTCTGGCCAGGTAGGAacctgctcacttcctgttcttttcACTTCTTGTTTTCATCACTTCCTTTTTTCTCAAGTGATCTCTTGGAAGTGACAATCagctcaaacttttttttagcagCTTGGATggttgtaattgtgtgtgtgtgtgtgtgtgtgcgcgcgcgtgcgtgtctgtCATTTGCGTCTCTCAGGAGTGGACCTATCGGAGTGCCTGCAGTACCCGGACTTCAGTGTGGTGGTTCTGTATAAGAAGGTGGTGATCGGGTTTGGGTTCATGGTCCCGGATGTGAAGTACAACGAGGCCTACATCTCCTTCCTGCTGGTGCACCCCGAGTGGAGAAGAGCGGGAATCGCCACATTCATGATCTACCACCTCATACAGGTGTGTAAAAAACCCACCTCATACAGGTGCATCAGTCACTGGGCTGTAGAAGGCTGTAGACATCCTTTGGGTGAGCCAAACGAGAGGGCCTGATTCTCTGTGCTGATTAAATCGAGGCACGTTTTTTTTAAGAGTAAACACCATATCAGCCCTGCTGAGGCTTCCTCAGTCTAAAAGtttatctctctatctctctctctatctccctctctctctctccccctccctctctctctcttagacCTGCATGGGTAAAGATGTCACGCTCCATGTGTCGGCCAGTAACCCCGCCATGCTCCTGTACCAGAAGTTTGGTTTCAAGACGGAGGAGTACGTGCTGGACTTCTACGATAAGTACTACCCCGTGGACAGCAAGGAGTGCCGACACGCCTTCTTCCTGCGGCTCAGACGCTGAGGGGAAAGGGGCGGGCCACGCCCTCTGGAGGAGGGGCCAAGCAGC
Protein-coding sequences here:
- the kat14 gene encoding cysteine-rich protein 2-binding protein — protein: MDSSGELRGLPSGRDDEASEGLEEGEVEGETLLIVESEDQASVDFSHDQSGDSLNSDIGDEADSSWNEDMSFYCDKCHKWIPTAQLRGEQPSYLKGDNFFKFTCYDCSEDGKETFERMRLTWQQVVMLAMYNLSLEGTGRQGYFRWKEDICAFIGRHWTFLLGSRKKTSTWWSTVAGCLSVGSPTFFRSGAQEFGEPGWWKLVQNRPPTLRPEGDKASIASLKTKVPSKPALDPIITVEGLRKRVGRNPVESAMQLKEKRSRTQEAKDIRRAQKEAAGFLDRSASSTPVKFGSRGRRPDLVLEKGEVIDFSSLSSSDRTPLTSPSPSPSPDFSAPGTPASHSATPSLLSEADLIPDVMPPQALFHDDEEMDGEGVIDPGIEYIPPPSMPLATGALIVRKKLRAAEHIKQEVESEGEERGGGVEDEGAERGMDEGAAMGSRGRGERKKAPQDKGDGPSAGSAPRYAPLSLYEERLLLRRLEACPQALAVTPQAKRLHRKLLVRQSKRERGLPLLDLDQAVSATLTLVGGVYGAQEAGLSRQGSGGPRTYRTTSQDLRILDRFQTAMSSRKGYHQSAVSFCHRLMGSDASIDQGIRSPYTSRILKPFIRRDYESRPLKLSLLAEIRAHAHRNDPSWAPEPDAPIDYCYVRPNHIPSVNSMCQEIFWPGVDLSECLQYPDFSVVVLYKKVVIGFGFMVPDVKYNEAYISFLLVHPEWRRAGIATFMIYHLIQTCMGKDVTLHVSASNPAMLLYQKFGFKTEEYVLDFYDKYYPVDSKECRHAFFLRLRR